From Halalkalibaculum roseum, one genomic window encodes:
- the rpsB gene encoding 30S ribosomal protein S2, with the protein MPTAPNLEELLKSGAHFGHLTRRWNPKMKEFIFMERNGIHIIDLKKTQKFFQEALDEVAKLARSGKTILFVGTKKQAQDIVKTEAIRCGMPYITHRWLGGMLTNFSTVKKSISRMEEIDRMEKDGTFEELTKKEALMLDREREKLEQTLGGIANMNRLPGAVFIVDTIKEHIAVNEAIKLNIPIVAMVDTNSDPDTPDYIVPCNDDSARTIQLIAGKVADAIIEGNAEREAQNEEELMEQAAEEAKQAEAKKKQKAKKATKATGKRRTRRRKDESEGSDEEE; encoded by the coding sequence ATGCCTACTGCACCAAATCTAGAAGAACTATTGAAATCCGGTGCCCATTTCGGACACCTTACCCGTCGCTGGAACCCGAAGATGAAGGAATTCATCTTCATGGAGCGAAACGGAATACACATCATTGACCTGAAAAAAACCCAGAAGTTTTTTCAGGAAGCGCTTGACGAAGTAGCCAAACTGGCCCGTTCCGGAAAGACCATTCTTTTTGTCGGAACCAAAAAGCAAGCCCAGGATATTGTAAAAACCGAAGCCATCCGATGCGGAATGCCGTACATCACCCATCGTTGGTTAGGCGGTATGCTGACCAACTTTTCAACGGTCAAGAAGAGTATCTCACGTATGGAAGAGATCGACCGCATGGAGAAAGACGGTACTTTTGAAGAGCTGACCAAGAAAGAGGCTCTGATGCTCGATCGCGAACGCGAAAAGCTGGAACAGACTCTCGGCGGTATTGCCAACATGAACCGTCTGCCCGGTGCTGTATTTATCGTCGATACTATCAAAGAACACATCGCCGTTAATGAAGCGATCAAGCTGAATATCCCCATTGTCGCCATGGTAGATACCAATAGTGACCCGGACACTCCGGATTATATTGTACCATGCAATGATGACTCAGCCCGTACCATACAGCTTATTGCCGGAAAAGTAGCCGATGCCATCATCGAAGGAAATGCAGAACGCGAAGCTCAAAACGAAGAAGAGCTGATGGAGCAAGCTGCGGAAGAAGCAAAACAGGCAGAAGCCAAGAAAAAGCAAAAGGCAAAGAAAGCTACCAAAGCTACCGGAAAACGACGTACCCGTCGCAGAAAAGATGAAAGCGAAGGGTCTGACGAAGAAGAGTAG